The Tenebrio molitor chromosome 3, icTenMoli1.1, whole genome shotgun sequence genome contains a region encoding:
- the Sbds gene encoding ribosome maturation protein SBDS, with the protein MSKIFTPTNQIRLTNIAVVRTKKVGKRFEIACYRNKVVSWRNQVEKDIDEVLQSHTVFANVSKGQVAKKEDLIKAFGTDDQTEICKEILSKGELQVSDKERHSQNDQLFKDIATTVAEKCLNPELKRPYPVTIIEKAMKDVHYSVKPNQSAKQQALQVIKLLKEQIPLERAKMRLKVISKGKVAKKLREKIVKFESVEMEKEDREEDQLSLIFVIDPGHFKEIDSMIQAEVKNGSYLEVLSYKEMASGLEYM; encoded by the exons ATGTCGAAGATATTCACGCCGACGAACCAGATCCGGCTGACGAACATCGCCGTCGTGCGGACCAAAAAGGTCGGAAAACGTTTCGAGATCGCCTGCTATCGCAACAAAGTCGTGTCATGGAGGAATCAAGT CGAGAAAGACATCGATGAGGTGCTCCAGTCTCATACGGTGTTCGCCAACGTTTCCAAGGGCCAAGTTGCGAAGAAAGAGGATCTCATCAAGGCGTTCGGCACAGACGATCAAACAGAAATCTGCAAGGAGATCCTGTCGAAGGGCGAGCTGCAAGTGTCAGATAAAGAGCGGCACAGTCAAAACGACCAGTTGTTCAAGGACATCGCGACTACCGTCGCGGAGAAATGTCTCAATCCAGAGCTGAAGCGGCCCTATCCTGTCACGATAATAGAGAAAGCGATGAAAGATGTGCACTATTCAGTGAAACCAAATCAGTCAGCCAAACAGCAAGCCCTTCAAGTAATCAAGCTTCTGAAAGAGCAGATTCCTCTGGAGAGGGCCAAGATGAGGCTCAAGGTCATTTCAAAGGGAAAAGTCGCCAAAAAGTTGAGAGAAAAAATCGTCAAATTCGAGAGTGTAGAGATGGAAAAGGAGGACAGGGAAGAAGATCAGTTGAGTCTGATTTTTGTAATTGACCCTGGTCACTTCAAAGAGATTGACTCGATGATACAGGCTGAAGTCAAAAATGGATCATATCTTGAGGTGTTGTCTTACAAAGAAATGGCGTCAGGTCTTGAATACAtgtaa
- the RpL23A gene encoding uncharacterized protein RpL23A: MAPTKPKSADKTAGKKEEKKKPASAPAAASGASTSSKPAPAPKAAKAASAGAKPAEKKASSKTPAPKPAAAAKAASTSKAAPAAAGKPKAATKPAAKATAKAAPKAAAKPAAKAGAKKQSATKVAGKPKIPPKAIVTKPKKTVPVKQQKGVGKKVSQPTAPVQKALKVQKKVIKGPNGTHARKIRTSVHFHRPKTFKPPRNPKYPRKSVPTRTRMDAYNIIKYPLTTEAAMKKIEDNNTLVFLVHTRANKHHIRAAVKKLYDINVAKVNTLIRPDGKKKAYVRLARDYDALDVANKIGII; this comes from the exons ATGGCTCCGACAAAACCAAAATCAGCGGATAAAACCG CTggtaaaaaagaagaaaagaagaaaCCCGCGTCAGCTCCGGCTGCCGCGTCCGGTGCGAGCACCTCGTCGAAGCCCGCGCCGGCCCCCAAAGCTGCAAAGGCAGCGTCCGCCGGTGCCAAACCGGCCGAGAAGAAGGCTTCTTCGAAGACTCCAGCGCCCAAGCCCGCGGCGGCGGCTAAGGCGGCGAGCACCAGCAAAGCTGCACCCGCCGCGGCCGGTAAGCCCAAAGCGGCGACGAAACCCGCTGCGAAAGCTACCGCCAAGGCTGCTCCCAAAGCCGCCGCCAAGCCCGCGGCCAAGGCTGGCGCTAAGAAGCAATCGGCGACCAAAGTCGCCGGCAAACCTAAAATTCCACCGAAGGCGATCGTGACAAAGCCGAAAAAGACCGTGCCCGTCAAGCAACAGAAGGGTGTTGGTAAGAAGGTGTCACAGCCTACGGCACCAGTCCAGAAGGCTTTGAAGGTGCAGAAGAAAGTCATTAAAGGACCCAATGGCACCCACGCCAGGAAGATCAGGACCTCGGTCCACTTCCACCGCCCCAAGACTTTCAAACCGCCCAGGAACCCCAAATATCCTAGGAAGTCGGTGCCGACCAGGACCCGAATGGACGCCTACAACATCATCAAGTATCCTTTGACTACTGAAGCGGCGATGAAGAAGATCGAAGATAATAACACTTTGGTATTTTTGGTTCACACCAGGGCCAACAAGCACCACATCAGGGCCGCGGTAAAGAAACTATATGACATTAATGTGGCTAAAGTTAACACGCTGATCAGGCCCGACGGTAAAAAGAAGGCTTACGTGAGACTAGCGAGGGATTACGACGCGTTAGATGTAGCCaacaaaattggaataatCTAA
- the LOC138127190 gene encoding probable tRNA (uracil-O(2)-)-methyltransferase, which produces MDRIPLVTSSTTFPLRNFWNSVMVYHDRPNVVNRKLAAVAPVLLCEISLHSPRIKRLSEIFTREALLYEIRKLPNLQMITPQFIREITESYDKNASIKECDREVFERSLEGQFVSLRILLPRGDQKKCLELVIFDRTAKSATFFAVQEQSEHIAAPRFPYHIELTPSDNLRIVLDTFEDADTSSAEWLADKLFPKLLKWTEDVQDKAVTSLSLVLPNEYCTLYAELKAKYGENLVKAWPQKANTDPQKYVYEDVAIAAYLICLWRRLGAENIDFVDCGCGNGLLVYVLNEEGYRGRGFDIRGRKTWDLYEGRADLREGTITPESTFPEATWIIGNHSDELTPWIPIVALKSSPKTNFFVLPCCSYELSGRKYVRMNSAISQYEDYLDYVRNISVLCGFTTSVDKLRIPSTKRTCLVGVRGDASDVEEIQRRVSAFVGQRQNCEFVARESVEAVRNCTRLNRDLIKRIVGLVVEQLLKAECTIGKGDGQAWNRGGTLHLGELSQKIPAEDRKPLKNECGGLQTLLKNHRYIFNVKNGEVSLRPPLSLNECNKYKDKPCWFHANHPDGCLFRSETCAYKHVENL; this is translated from the coding sequence ATGGACCGGATTCCTTTAGTCACGAGTTCTACGACTTTCCCGCTGCGAAATTTCTGGAACTCTGTCATGGTGTACCACGATAGGCCCAACGTAGTCAATCGCAAATTAGCAGCAGTCGCACCAGTCTTACTTTGCGAAATTTCACTCCATTCCCCTAGGATAAAACGCCTCAGCGAAATATTCACAAGAGAAGCGCTCCTTTATGAGATTAGAAAACTCCCAAACTTGCAAATGATAACCCCCCAGTTTATTAGAGAAATCACGGAAAGCTACGACAAAAACGCTTCGATTAAAGAGTGCGATCGGGAAGTTTTCGAGCGGAGTCTCGAAGGTCAGTTCGTGTCGCTCCGCATTTTGTTGCCACGCGGAGACCAAAAAAAGTGTTTGGAGCTCGTAATCTTCGACAGAACCGCTAAATCTGCGACATTTTTCGCAGTGCAGGAGCAAAGCGAACATATCGCGGCCCCGCGATTCCCGTACCACATCGAGTTGACCCCAAGCGACAATTTGCGAATTGTTCTGGACACGTTCGAGGATGCTGACACGAGCAGTGCCGAGTGGCTGGCGGACAAGTTGTTCCCCAAACTGCTCAAGTGGACCGAAGACGTCCAAGACAAAGCAGTAACGTCGCTCAGTTTGGTACTACCGAACGAGTACTGCACTCTGTACGCCGAGCTCAAGGCGAAGTATGGAGAAAATCTGGTGAAAGCGTGGCCCCAAAAAGCCAACACCGACCCCCAGAAGTACGTGTACGAAGACGTGGCGATCGCGGCGTACTTGATTTGTTTGTGGCGCCGCCTCGGCGCCGAAAACATCGATTTCGTGGACTGCGGCTGCGGAAACGGTTTGTTGGTCTACGTTTTGAACGAAGAGGGTTACAGAGGCCGCGGTTTCGACATCAGGGGGCGCAAAACGTGGGACCTGTACGAGGGGCGAGCGGACCTCAGGGAGGGTACGATCACGCCCGAATCGACGTTTCCCGAAGCGACCTGGATCATCGGCAACCACTCCGACGAGCTCACTCCTTGGATCCCGATCGTCGCCCTCAAAAGCTCCCCCAAAACGAATTTTTTCGTGCTTCCTTGCTGCTCGTATGAGCTGAGCGGGCGCAAGTACGTCAGGATGAACTCGGCGATAAGTCAGTACGAAGACTACTTGGATTACGTCAGGAATATCTCGGTCTTGTGCGGGTTTACCACGTCAGTTGACAAGCTGAGGATTCCGTCTACCAAAAGAACTTGTTTGGTTGGGGTCAGGGGCGACGCGTCGGATGTGGAAGAAATCCAACGTCGAGTTTCGGCCTTCGTCGGTCAACGCCAAAACTGCGAATTCGTGGCCAGAGAGTCTGTGGAGGCGGTCCGAAATTGCACGCGGCTGAACAGGGATTTGATAAAAAGAATCGTCGGTCTCGTCGTCGAACAACTGTTGAAAGCCGAGTGCACGATCGGAAAAGGCGACGGTCAAGCGTGGAATCGAGGAGGAACGCTTCATTTGGGCGAGCTGAGCCAGAAAATACCTGCGGAGGATCGAAAACCGCTAAAAAACGAATGCGGAGGTCTGCAGACTCTGCTGAAGAATCATCGCTACATTTTCAACGTGAAGAACGGTGAAGTCTCGCTGAGGCCTCCTCTGAGTTTGAACGAGTGCAacaaatacaaagacaaaccGTGTTGGTTCCACGCGAATCATCCCGACGGCTGTCTTTTTCGATCGGAAACTTGTGCTTACAAacatgtagaaaatttgtaa
- the LOC138127202 gene encoding corrinoid adenosyltransferase MMAB-like, with protein MVFRRLFQPRLVHQLRTFCDKKPSLYFNRQGDGGTSKTLTSQVLPKDSQTFHAIGATEELLSHLGLAREYAQEAEHEYSDKLKRIQTIIIDLSTAISRSNADSKKLIPTIYTKELEDWIHEYSKVLPPPEQYIIPGGGIASASLHVTRAVCRRTERIVVPLVRDGHLHKEVLIYLNRLSDFLFIVSRIAAKLDKRTESIYIPKPDEKVQAQ; from the exons ATGGTTTTTCGGCGACTGTTTCAGCCGCGGCTGGTCCACCAGCTGCGGACTTTCTGCGATAA AAAGCCCTCTCTGTACTTCAACCGGCAAGGCGACGGGGGCACTTCTAAAACCTTGACCTCGCAAGTTTTGCCCAAAGATTCGCAAACTTTTCACGCGATAGGGGCGACGGAGGAGCTGTTGAGCCACTTGGGGTTGGCGCGGGAATACGCGCAAGAAGCTGAACACGAATACTCCGACAAACTGAAACGCATCCAAACGATCATTATAGATTTAAGTACGGCGATCTCTCGATCGAACGCGGACTCCAAGAAGCTCATACCCACCATCTACACAAAAGAGTTAGAAGACTGGATTCACGAATACTCCAAAGTGTTGCCACCACCTGAACAATACATAATTCCG GGAGGAGGCATCGCAAGCGCGTCTCTACACGTGACGCGAGCGGTCTGCCGCCGCACCGAGCGCATAGTCGTGCCGCTAGTCAGAGATGGACACTTACACAAAGAAGTTCTAATTTACCTGAACAGACTGtctgattttttgtttatagtCTCGCGCATCGCGGCCAAACTCGATAAGAGAACGGAGTCAATATACATACCCAAACCTGATGAGAAAGTTCAAGCTCAATAA